GCGCTCCTTTTTTCATCGCATCGCCCACAATACTCACCTCGTCATCTTTTATCGTGCGCAAATCCAGAAATAACTGCTCATCGCGCACATAGCAAATAACGGGCGGATCATAGCGGCGCAACGCATTGGAAAGGGACAAAATTTCGCCACCGGAAATTGCGACTGCAACACTCGGAATATTTTCCAAAGGCAGCGCACCACTGCCGGTTTGTGCATCGGAATCAACCAGTTCGCACGTAAACTCCTCAAGTTCACCAATCATCTGCAACAACCGCTGACCGCGCTGCTCAAGCATTCCCACAGGCTCTGTCAACATGCGCAGTGTGGGATGTTCGCGCGCCAATGCCTCTGGATTTAAGAACAACTTCAACGTCGCTTCCAGCGCAGCATACGTCAACTTCCCACAACGCAACGCGCGCATCAAGGGATTTTTGCGAATTTGTTCTACGACATTTTGTGTACCCACAATAATTCCACACTGCGGCCCGCCGAGAACCTTGTCACCACTAAACATCACCACATCTGCCCCGGCGGAAATACTATCGGACACCAGCGGCTCATAAGGCAATCCGTAATCCCGCAAATTGACCAGCACACCACCGCCCAAATCGTGCGCCACAGGCACGCCGCGTTGTCGTCCCAACACCACCATACCTTCCAGCGCAACTTCGGCGGTAAACCCCATCACCTTGTAATTGCTCGGATGCACCGCCAGCATCACCCCTGTATTTTCCGTCAAAGCGTTTTCGTAATCGCTCAAATGAGTGCGATTGGTCGTCCCCACCTCGACGAGTTGCGCCCCACTGCGCGCCATAATATCGGGAATTCGAAACGACCCGCCAATTTCGACCAGTTGTCCGCGCGACACAATCGCCTCCTTGCCACCCGCCAGTGTATTTAACGTCAACAAAACAGCCGCTGCATTGTTATTTGCAATCGCAGCGGCTTCGGCGCCGGTCAGCTCACACAGCAATTTTTCTACAAGCGTCGTACGCGATCCGCGCTGTCCAGTCTCCAGATCCAACTCCAGATTGCTATACGAGCCAGCAATATCAACAACGTGTTTCACCGCGACATCGGACAGCGGCGCACGTCCCAAATTGGTATGCAGGATAACCCCGGTCGCATTCACAACACGCCTGAGATTTGGCGCAAGTTGTTCTGCCAATTGGCTCTGCACATCCTCGACAATCCATTCGGTCAACGCCTCACGCGACGTACCCACCGCCTCACCATCGCGCATCATCCCCCGCACGCGGTCTATCGCCTGCCGAATCATATCGGTCAAAACAGACGTCCCACAGCGCTTTGACAGCGTCTGAATCGCCTGTTCATTGAGCACCCGATCTACACCGGGAATAATTGAATAATCTACATTTTTGTTTAAATCACCATTCATAGCCCACCGCCCTACGGCACAATTTTAAACGCAATCTCTTGCTTCACATCGCGGTCCGCCAGCAAATCCGTCACCTTGACGCGGACTTCCTGACCGCCCGGCTCGGCGTCTTTCAAGTCCAATTCGACATACGCCATATCCTCTGTGGTATCACCCGATTGCTCATAGGAAATCACCACTTCCCTGCGCTTCTCTTGCAAGCGCAACATACGACCCAATCCACGCAGCGCGCGAATCGGCGCAATCCCTTTTTCCTGAGCGCGAAAAGAATAATCCACGCGATACCTCGTTCGTCCAAATTCATCGCGTTTCAAATTGTACACTTCAAAATAGACAAATGCATTTTGATCTGGGCGAAATGCCTTTGACGCCATTGGAATAATTTTTAATCCGCGTTTTTGAAACGGACCTTGCTCTTCACTCGGCCCAACAAAAAATGCGAGGGCAATATCGCTCATTAACAAGTCGTCGTATTGCGAAAAATCTGATACGGCCAATGATTGCTGATACACTTGCGATTTTCCCGACACCACGTCGCGAATCTGGAAAGAGAGATAGTGCAACCCCGCTTCAACCTCAAACGCGAGCACACCCGGAATAAACGCCCCATCCAACACTTGCTGGTCTGATGGCGCCTGAAATGTCAATTGATCCTGCAAGCGATAGACCTCTGTCCACAAGCTATCAAACATCGCAAGACCGCGGTCCAGCATCACCTGATCGGTTTTTTCATCAATGGGCAACCGCGCCATTTCCTCTGCCGGCAATCCATAGTAGATTTCCAGCCGCGTCGCGCCATCTTCACCGCGAAATCCAGCGGGAAAATAATAAAAATCAACGGGAAGCTCGGCAATATCTGCATCGTAAACAGAGGGCTGATGCGCTGCCACTTGCCGCAAAACCACCTCGCTCTGATACGCCAGCAAATCCGTTGTCAAAGACAGACTCAAGCCCTCGGGCATCGGTGCAAAATCATACCTGTTCCCCTTGCCGCGACGCACAAAATCAAACTCTGTACCGCCCTCCAAATCCGCATACACCCAGTATTCCCACCAGGACATCGCTGGCACGGGAAAAATGGGTTGCCCGGGCCTGATCCTCAGGGCAATGCGTCTGCGATTCACGTAATTTTGCCGCGCATCCTGTATCTCTCGGTCCATCTCATTTTGAATATCGCCCGACTTGCTCGTGTGATCGGGTTTGCCAAACCGCACATAAACCTCGCCCCGATCATCCCAGGGGAACTGTCCCTGACCGTAATATTGCCGCGCATACGCCACGCGCCGATAATGCTCAATAAGCCGCTCATTTGCCTTTGTCAACGGCGAGGGATCCAGGCGTTGCCAAAAGCGATCAATCAACTCTGCGCGTTTCTCTGTATCCGCATCCCGGTAAATTTCCAGATCATCGGGAAATGCCACCTGCGCCAAATCGCGATAGAGCGCCTGCTCTTCTTCTGACAGGTCTTTGATATACTCTTCAAACAGCGTCTGCGCCTTCGCATAATCCCGAACAGACTGCGCCTGAACCGCCTGAACCAATAACGGATCGTCAAAACCGCCCTCCTGCGCCCAAAGCGTTGTGCCCAACACACACAGTGTCAGAAAACCCGTCAATATCGCATGCATAACAACCACCTTGTGAAATGTAGGTATGCCTTATAAATCAAATCTACCCGATAATCCCCCGACCCGCAAAGAAAATCTCCCTCATTTATTGACAAGCACCACACCTGCATGTATCTTTTTCACCTATTTTTAGAAAAATTAACGCGCTCTTGCAAAACATTTACAATCCAGTGATCTCACCGGACCTGGCCCAATCTAATTTCTCATAAGGAGTTCTCCATGGCAGTAGCTGTTCAAAGTGGCATTGACAAAATCGCGGACTACCTCGGCGATGACGCTGACGACTTACTCGATTACGAAGCACTGGTGAACAAAAACTTTCTCACACTGCCCGGTCCCGACTTTATCGACCGGGTCTTTGCAGACTCTGACCGCACCATTCCCGTGCTCAACAACCTGCAACGCCTCTACAGTGCGGGGCGGCTCTCGGGCACGGGGTACATTTCCATTCTCCCCATTGATCAGGGGATCGAACACTCCGGCGGCGCTTCCTTTGCCCCCAACCCCATCTACTTTGACCCCGAAAACATCGTCAAACTCGCCATAGAAGGGGGCTGTAATGCCGTGGCAACCACACTGGGCGTACTCGGGATGGTCGCCCGCCAATACGCCCACAAAATCCCCTTTATCCTCAAGTTTAACCACAACCAACTGCTCACGTACCCATCCCAATACGATCAGGTCGTATTTGGACAAATCGAACAAGCCCGGGAAATGGGATGTGCAGGTGTGGGCGCCACAATTTATTTTGGCTCGCCCGAATCCAACCGACAAATTGTCGAAATCAGCGAAGCATTTGCCCGCGCACACGAACTGGGGCTATTTACCGTACTGTGGTGCTATTTGCGCAACTCGGCATTTGCAACCGACGACATCGACTACCACGAAGCCGCGGACCTCACGGGACAGGCCAACCACCTCGGTGTCACCATTGGCGCAGACATCATCAAACAAAAATTGCCGACCTGCAACGATGGTTACACAGCCCTGGATTTTGGACGCACCCACGACAAAGTCTATACCGAACTCACATCTGATCACCCCATTGACCTGTGCCGCTATCAGGTCGTCAATTGTTACATGGGCAAAGCCGGACTGATCAATTCCGGGGGCGCATCCTCAGGCGCCAGTGATTATGCCGAAGCCGTGCGAACCGCTGTAATCAACAAACGCGCCGGAGGCACCGGCCTCATCTCTGGGCGCAAAGCATTTCAACGATCCATGCACGAAGGCATCCAACTCCTCAACGACATACAAGACGTCTATCTCTGCCCCGATGTAACCATCTCCTGATTCACATCACAGACAAAAAAAGCGGAGCTTTCGATCTGCCGAAGGCTCCGTCTTTAATTTTCGCCTGTATTATCTACGATCCGCTACTTGAGTCGGTATCATCTTCAAGCAGCGCTTCAGAAAAAAAATCCAATACAATGTGACCTTCTTCATAAAACTCCTTCACATCCTTGAAGGTCGCATTACTCCCTTCTGCATGTGCTACTTGGTTGCGATTTGTAATAATATTGCTATAGAGAGTCTCCTGAATTTTGTTATCCATTATCTTTTGTGTGAATCGTTCTTTATAGGGATTTAGTAACCCTGAAATTTCATTGACCCTTATGCTCCTAAAAACAGCATTTATACAAGATTCCATAAACTCTACTATTGATTCATCTTCAACCGAGGAACACTTTTCACGGATAAGTTCTTTAATCTTTCGTTCGAACTCCGCGCACATGATAACCAATAAAGACTGAGTTAATAAGCTCTCTATCTCGGTCCCAAATGCATCTGTATCAGACAAATGTTCTTCACATTTCTCCAAAGTTCTATCAATTCGTGCAAGGCGCATAGCGGTTTGCCTAATCAAACAGAAATTGCTCAGCCTGACTGAAGCGCCTTTTAACAATATCTACATCCGTGGTCGAACTTCGAGTGCAGTAGTCAAACTCATCATCTCCGATTAAGTGTTTATATCGATCATTGATGTCTTCTGGTATTGAGTCCAGATGCTTTGAGAACGCTGTTGTTACAGCATCAAACACAGCGGCGTTTAGTCCGGCGCGAATATGAAAGGGTTTTTCACCTAGGGATTTAACAATAGCTTTACAAGTCCCATCTAACAGGTTCTGATACTCTTTCAGCATTTCTTGTGGTGCATTCTTATTCTTTTTTACAAACCGTGAAAGAAAGTCTTTCATGGGCTTGTTATAGGCAGAGAGGTCCCGCAGAGCAAAAAAACGCAC
The nucleotide sequence above comes from Gemmatimonadota bacterium. Encoded proteins:
- the selA gene encoding L-seryl-tRNA(Sec) selenium transferase; amino-acid sequence: MNGDLNKNVDYSIIPGVDRVLNEQAIQTLSKRCGTSVLTDMIRQAIDRVRGMMRDGEAVGTSREALTEWIVEDVQSQLAEQLAPNLRRVVNATGVILHTNLGRAPLSDVAVKHVVDIAGSYSNLELDLETGQRGSRTTLVEKLLCELTGAEAAAIANNNAAAVLLTLNTLAGGKEAIVSRGQLVEIGGSFRIPDIMARSGAQLVEVGTTNRTHLSDYENALTENTGVMLAVHPSNYKVMGFTAEVALEGMVVLGRQRGVPVAHDLGGGVLVNLRDYGLPYEPLVSDSISAGADVVMFSGDKVLGGPQCGIIVGTQNVVEQIRKNPLMRALRCGKLTYAALEATLKLFLNPEALAREHPTLRMLTEPVGMLEQRGQRLLQMIGELEEFTCELVDSDAQTGSGALPLENIPSVAVAISGGEILSLSNALRRYDPPVICYVRDEQLFLDLRTIKDDEVSIVGDAMKKGARG
- a CDS encoding GWxTD domain-containing protein, whose amino-acid sequence is MHAILTGFLTLCVLGTTLWAQEGGFDDPLLVQAVQAQSVRDYAKAQTLFEEYIKDLSEEEQALYRDLAQVAFPDDLEIYRDADTEKRAELIDRFWQRLDPSPLTKANERLIEHYRRVAYARQYYGQGQFPWDDRGEVYVRFGKPDHTSKSGDIQNEMDREIQDARQNYVNRRRIALRIRPGQPIFPVPAMSWWEYWVYADLEGGTEFDFVRRGKGNRYDFAPMPEGLSLSLTTDLLAYQSEVVLRQVAAHQPSVYDADIAELPVDFYYFPAGFRGEDGATRLEIYYGLPAEEMARLPIDEKTDQVMLDRGLAMFDSLWTEVYRLQDQLTFQAPSDQQVLDGAFIPGVLAFEVEAGLHYLSFQIRDVVSGKSQVYQQSLAVSDFSQYDDLLMSDIALAFFVGPSEEQGPFQKRGLKIIPMASKAFRPDQNAFVYFEVYNLKRDEFGRTRYRVDYSFRAQEKGIAPIRALRGLGRMLRLQEKRREVVISYEQSGDTTEDMAYVELDLKDAEPGGQEVRVKVTDLLADRDVKQEIAFKIVP
- a CDS encoding class I fructose-bisphosphate aldolase is translated as MAVAVQSGIDKIADYLGDDADDLLDYEALVNKNFLTLPGPDFIDRVFADSDRTIPVLNNLQRLYSAGRLSGTGYISILPIDQGIEHSGGASFAPNPIYFDPENIVKLAIEGGCNAVATTLGVLGMVARQYAHKIPFILKFNHNQLLTYPSQYDQVVFGQIEQAREMGCAGVGATIYFGSPESNRQIVEISEAFARAHELGLFTVLWCYLRNSAFATDDIDYHEAADLTGQANHLGVTIGADIIKQKLPTCNDGYTALDFGRTHDKVYTELTSDHPIDLCRYQVVNCYMGKAGLINSGGASSGASDYAEAVRTAVINKRAGGTGLISGRKAFQRSMHEGIQLLNDIQDVYLCPDVTIS
- a CDS encoding HEPN domain-containing protein; its protein translation is MRLARIDRTLEKCEEHLSDTDAFGTEIESLLTQSLLVIMCAEFERKIKELIREKCSSVEDESIVEFMESCINAVFRSIRVNEISGLLNPYKERFTQKIMDNKIQETLYSNIITNRNQVAHAEGSNATFKDVKEFYEEGHIVLDFFSEALLEDDTDSSSGS